Proteins from a single region of Choloepus didactylus isolate mChoDid1 chromosome 10, mChoDid1.pri, whole genome shotgun sequence:
- the C10H9orf16 gene encoding UPF0184 protein C9orf16 homolog, whose product MSGPNGDLGVPVEAGAEGEDDGFGEAEYAAINSMLDQINSCLDHLEEKNDHLHARLQELLESNRQTRLEFQQQLGEASSDASP is encoded by the exons ATGTCGGGCCCCAACGGGGACCTGGGCGTGCCGGTGGAGGCGGGCGCGGAAGGCGAAGATGACGGCTTTGGGGAAGCAG aatACGCCGCCATCAACTCCATGTTGGACCAGATCAACTCCTGTCTGGACCACTTGGAGGAGAAGAATGACCACCTCCACGCCCGCCTCCAGGAGCTGCTCGAGTCCAACCGGCAGACGCGCCTTGAGTTCCAGCAGCAGCTTGGGGAGGCCTCCAGCGATGCCAGCCCCTAG